One Dromiciops gliroides isolate mDroGli1 chromosome 3, mDroGli1.pri, whole genome shotgun sequence DNA segment encodes these proteins:
- the B3GALT5 gene encoding beta-1,3-galactosyltransferase 5 yields the protein MVYQKIKMIHVFIIILVVSCLLFIISKMSSTEICTFCIRKEGTLVFKKHGGTFLQLPDIDCRENPPFLVVMVTSSHNQIKARMAIRETWGRKRSIKGKRIMTYFLLGITNSKADDVVTQESQKYRDIIQKDFLDVYFNLTLKTMMGIEWVHQFCPQSGFVMKTDSDMFVNVYYLTELLMKKNRTTRFFTGFIKMNESPIRKIFNKWYVSQYEYPWEKYPPFCSGTGYVFSSDIASKVYNVSEKVPFIKLEDVFMGLCLAELKINLEELHSEQTFFPDRLKFSTCRFKKIVTCHFVKPAELLIYWKALERSLNEKCPAV from the coding sequence atgGTCTACCAGAAGATTAAGATGATAcatgttttcattattattcttgtggtttcttgtttactttttatcATATCTAAGATGAGTTCAACAGAAATCTGCACCTTTTGCATAAGAAAAGAAGGCACACTAGTTTTCAAGAAACATGGTGGGACCTTTCTTCAGCTCCCAGATATAGACTGCAGAGAGAATCCTCCATTTTTGGTTGTAATGGTGACTTCATCCCACAATCAGATTAAAGCACGGATGGCTATCCGTGAAAcctggggaagaaaaagaagtataaaaggtAAACGTATAATGACATACTTTCTGCTAGGAATCACAAATTCAAAAGCTGATGATGTGGTGACACAAGAAAGCCAGAAATACAGAGATATTATCCAGAAAGACTTTTTAGATGTCTATTTCAATTTGACTCTTAAAACAATGATGGGAATAGAATGGGTTCACCAATTTTGTCCTCAATCTGGCTTTGTGATGAAGACCGATTCTGACATGTTTGTAAATGTCTACTATCTAACTGAACTCCTTATGAAGAAAAACAGAACAACCAGGTTTTTTACTGGTTTTATAAAGATGAATGAATCtccaattagaaaaatatttaataagtggtATGTAAGTCAATATGAATACCCATGGGAAAAATATCCACCTTTTTGTTCTGGAACAGGTTATGTTTTTTCTAGTGACATTGCAAGTAAGGTTTATAATGTTTCAGAAAAGGTCCCTTTTATTAAACTGGAGGATGTTTTCATGGGACTCTGCCTAGCAGAACTCAAAATCAATCTAGAAGAACTACATTCAGAACAGACCTTTTTCCCAGATCGTCTCAAGTTTTCTACCTGTCGCTTTAAGAAAATTGTGACCTGCCATTTTGTCAAACCAGCAGAACTGCTGATATATTGGAAAGCTTTGGAGAGATCCTTAAATGAAAAGTGTCCAGCTGTTTGA